A section of the Pithys albifrons albifrons isolate INPA30051 chromosome 30, PitAlb_v1, whole genome shotgun sequence genome encodes:
- the HDGF gene encoding hepatoma-derived growth factor, with the protein MSRSNRQKEYKCGDLVFAKMKGYPHWPARIDEMPEAAVKSSSNKYQVFFFGTHETAFLGPKDLFPYEECKEKFGKPNKRKGFSEGLWEIENNPTVKASGYQPTQKKSCPGAAEREPDGDKKGSAEGSSDEEGKLVIDEQSKDKNEKGGIKRKAEDALEDSPKRPKDAEGQEGDKQVDNEETPKEEPNPTPGEGEKNNDDTDAPDTDEAKQEGQEEVRDHKESL; encoded by the exons ATGTCCCGGTCCAACCGGCAGAAGGAATACAAATGTGGGGACCTGGTGTTCGCCAAGATGAAGGGGTACCCGCACTGGCCTGCCCGG ATCGATGAGATGCCCGAAGCTGCAGTAAAATCCTCCTCCAATAAGTACCAAGTTTTCTTCTTCGGCACCCACGAAAC GGCATTCCTGGGGCCCAAAGACCTTTTCCCCTACGAGGAGTGCAAGGAGAAGTTCGGAAAACCCAACAAGCGGAAAGGGTTCAGCGAAGGTTTGTGGGAGATCGAGAACAACCCCACGGTCAAAGCCTCGGGGTACCAG CCCACCCAGAAGAAGAGCTGCCCCGGGGCGGCCGAGCGGGAGCCGGACGGGGACAAGAAGGGCAGTGCCGAGGGCAGCAGCGACGAGGAGGGAAAACTGGTGATTGATGAGCAGTCCAAGGACAAGAACGAGAAAGGAGGGATcaagaggaaagcagaagatgCTTTGGAG gaCTCCCCCAAACGCCCCAAGGAtgcagaggggcaggaaggggacAAGCAGGTGGACAATGAAGAGACCCCCAAGGAGGAGCCCAACCCCACCCCAGGCGAGGGGGAGAAGAACAACGACGACACCGACGCGCCCGACACCGACGAGGCCAAGCAGGAGGGTCAGGAGGAGGTCAGAGACCACAAGGAGAG TCTGTAG
- the MRPL24 gene encoding large ribosomal subunit protein uL24m, with amino-acid sequence MRLSALLSAARALPPGYRHGTWPPESAAAKLRNPPGQRRRKVFVEPIPDEDWKVFWGDTVQVLAGKDAGKQGRVTQVVRPRNWVVVEGLNTHYRYINRTAKSSGTYIASEAPLLLSQISLVDPEDRKPTEVEWRYTEEGERVRVSLRSGRILPVPPQPRRDGIVPENWIDGPKDTSVEDALAKTYRPSLKTFEEEIMDAMGIVETRRAKKSYWY; translated from the exons ATGCGGCTCTCGGCGCTGCTGAGCGCGGCCCGGGCTCTGCCCCCCGGGTACCGGCACGGGACGTGGCCCCCCGAGAGCGCGGCCGCGAAGCTGCGAAACCCCCCCGGGCAGCGCCGCCGAAAGGTCTTTGTGGAGCCCATCCCGGATGAAGACTGGAAGGTGTTCTGGGGGGACACG GTGCAGGTGTTGGCCGGGAAGGACGCGGGAAAGCAGGGCAGGGTCACCCAGGTCGTGCGGCCTCGGAACTGGGTCGTGGTGGAAGGACTGAACACG CACTACCGGTACATCAACCGCACAGCCAAGTCCTCCGGCACCTACATTGCCAGCGAGgcccctctgctgctcagccagATCAGCCTGGTGGACCCCGAGGACCG GAAGCCGACGGAGGTGGAGTGGAGGTACACGGAGGAGGGCGAGCGCGTCCGCGTGTCCCTGCGCAGCGGCCGCATCCTGCCCGTGCCCCCCCAGCCACGCCGCGATGGCATCGTCCCCGAGAACTGGATCG ATGGCCCCAAGGACACGTCGGTGGAGGACGCGCTGGCCAAGACCTACCGGCCGTCCCTGAAGACGTTTGAGGAGGAGATCATGGATGCCATGGGGATTGTGGAGACACGTCGGGCCAAGAAATCCTACTGGTATTAA
- the METTL25B gene encoding methyltransferase-like protein 25B isoform X1 — translation MAAPAPLPPCPEQRRVSDVIRLLSLYRPLIDAFVIDFFTEGLWAQLPPAWQNALASATPSQLATLLGGPGGPGATWPLSLLAFAAAARALALPRGRPRGSPCPPCPPCQSPRLHPLLRRHVKPKKQHEIQRLGKLLRRLSRATGCERVVDVGAGQGHLSRFLSFGLGLSVTAVESDARLAGLAQRFDQELLRELQKTGGTGHGGHPQRRPHPSQRRPLTPRAPHHVPGRLDPSAPWGELLLPPDPPEPPEPGPAAQNPLGGPGGSEDGGPVLVTGLHACGDPSPALLPPNLPAAAQNPLGVPGGSEDRGPVLMTGLHTCSDLSLALLPPDPPDPPPAAQNPLGGPGGSEDGGPVLVTGLHACGDPPKPGPAAQNPLGGPGGSEDRGPVLVTGLPPCGDPSPALLPPDPPDPPPAAQNPLGGPGGSEDGGPMLVTGLHACGDPPNPPATAQNPLGGPGGSEDGGSVLVTGLHTCGDPSLALLPPDPSSPALLPPDLPSPALLPRKPGPAAQNPLGGPGGSEDGGPVLVTGLPPCGDPSPALLPPDHPSPALLPPDPPAAAQNPLGGPGGSEDGGPVLVTGLHACGDPPNPPATAQNPLGGPGGSEDGGLVLVTGLHACGDLSPALLPPDPPNPPPAAQNPLGGPGGSEDGGPVLVTGLHTCGDPSLALLPPDPSSPALLPPDLPSPALLPRKPGPAAQNPLGGPGGSEDGGPVLVTGLHTCGDPPNPPPAAQNPLGGPGGSEDGGPVLVTGLHACGDLSLALLPPDPSSPALLPPDLPSPALLPRKPGPAAQNPLGGPGGSEDGGPVLVTGLHACGDLSPALLRHFARSPAVAAVASVGCCYMKVSVAPQPPGCPSPGYPLSATVAALPGHQLSYRAREAACHALEEFEGRLRRGSAHLRAHCYRATLESIICGAHPGKRHLGVQVGRKAHTLSFPQYARLALPQAGLDPAGVPLDSGAVGAMLEQQHKVVAFCTLGQLLAPVVETLVLLDRLLYLREQGFHCALVPLFNPLFSPRNVALVAARTPLDTVLAGLDGDSEEGDSSEDEDPPGG, via the exons ATGGCGGCCccggcccctctgcccccctgccctgaaCAGCGTCGGGTCAGTGACGTCATTCGCCTGCTGAGCCTCTACCGGCCCCTCATCGACGCCTTCGTCATC gaTTTCTTCACCgaggggctgtgggcacagctgccccccGCCTGGCAGAACGCCCTGgccagtgccaccccctcaCAGCTGGCCACGCTGCTGGGGGGCCCTGGTGGCCCCGGGGCCACCTGGCCACTGTCCCTGCtggcctttgctgctgctgcccgtgcccttgccctgccccggggccgccccagGGGGTCCccgtgccccccatgccccccgtGCCAGAGCCCCCGCCTGCACCCCCTGCTGCGCCGCCACGTCAAGCCCAAAAAGCAGCACGAGATCCAGCGCCTGGGCAAG CTGCTGCGGCGCCTGAGCCGGGCCACGGGCTGTGAGCGTGTGGTGGAcgtgggagcagggcag ggccaccTCTCCCGGTTCTTGTCCTTCGGCCTCGGCCTGTCGGTCACGGCGGTGGAGAGCGATGCCCGCCTGGCCGGGCTGGCCCAGCGCTTTGACCAGGAGCTGCTGCGGGAGCTGCAGAAAACGGGGGGCAccgggcacggggggcaccCCCAGCGCCgcccccacccctcccagcGCCGCCCCCTCACCCCACGGGCCCCACACCACGTGCCCGGGCGCCTGGACCCCTCAGCGCCCTGGGgggagctcctgctgccccccgacccccctgagccccctgagCCCGGCCCTGCTGCCCAGAACCCTCTGGGGGGCCCGGGGGGCTCCGAGGACGGGGGTCCCGTGTTGGTGACAGGACTGCACGCCTGTGGGGACCCCAGCccggccctgctgccccccaacctccctgctgctgcccagaaccctctgggggtcccagggggctcTGAGGACAGGGGTCCCGTGTTGATGACAGGGCTACACACCTGCAGTGAcctcagcctggccctgctgccccccgacccccctgacccccctcctgctgcccagaaCCCTCTGGGGGGCCCGGGGGGCTCTGAGGACGGGGGTCCCGTGCTGGTGACAGGGCTACACGCCTGTGGGGACCCCCCcaagcctggccctgctgcccagaACCCTCTGGGGGGCCCGGGGGGCTCCGAGGACAGGGGGCCCGTGTTGGTGACAGGACTGCCCCCCTGTGGGGACCCCAGCccggccctgctgccccccgACCCCCCCGacccccctcctgctgcccagaaCCCTCTGGGGGGCCCAGGGGGCTCCGAGGACGGGGGTCCCATGTTGGTGACAGGGCTACACGCCTGCggggaccccccaaacccccctgcTACTGCCCAGAACCCTCTGGGGGGCCCGGGGGGCTCTGAGGACGGGGGTTCCGTGCTGGTGACAGGGCTACACACCTGCGGGgaccccagcctggccctgctgccccccgACCCCTCCAGCccggccctgctgccccccgACCTCCCCAGCCCGGCCCTGCTGCCCCGcaagcctggccctgctgcccagaACCCTCTGGGGGGCCCGGGGGGCTCCGAGGATGGGGGTCCCGTGTTGGTGACAGGACTGCCCCCCTGTGGGGACCCCAGCCcggccctgctgccccctgaccaccccagcccagccctgctgccccccgacccccctgctgctgcccagaacCCTCTGGGGGGCCCGGGGGGCTCCGAGGACGGGGGTCCCGTGTTGGTGACAGGGCTACACGCCTGTggggaccccccaaacccccctgcTACTGCCCAGAACCCGCTGGGGGGCCCGGGGGGCTCCGAGGACGGGGGTCTCGTGTTGGTGACAGGACTGCACGCCTGTGGGGACCTCAGCccggccctgctgccccccgacccccccaacccccctcctgctgcccagaaCCCTTTGGGGGGCCCGGGGGGCTCTGAGGACGGGGGTCCCGTGCTGGTGACAGGGCTACACACCTGCGGGgaccccagcctggccctgctgccccccgACCCCTCCAGCccggccctgctgccccccgACCTCCCCAGCCCGGCCCTACTGCCCCGcaagcctggccctgctgcccagaACCCTCTGGGGGGCCCGGGGGGCTCCGAGGACGGGGGTCCCGTGTTGGTGACAGGGCTACACACCTGTGGGGACCCCCCTAacccccctcctgctgcccagaaCCCTCTGGGGGGCCCGGGGGGCTCCGAGGACGGGGGTCCCGTGTTGGTGACAGGACTACACGCCTGCGGGGAcctcagcctggccctgctgccccccgACCCCTCCAGCccggccctgctgccccccgACCTCCCCAGCCCGGCCCTGCTGCCCCGcaagcctggccctgctgcccagaACCCGCTGGGGGGCCCGGGGGGCTCTGAGGACGGGGGTCCCGTGTTGGTGACAGGACTACACGCCTGCGGGGACCTCAGCCCGGCCCTGCTGCGCCACTTTGCCCGCAGCCCCGCCGTGGCCGCCGTGGCCTCCGTGGGCTGTTGTTACATGAAGGTGTCGgtggccccgcagccccccggcTGCCCCTCGCCAGGATACCCCCTGAGTGCCACGGTGGCGGCGCTGCCGGGCCACCAGCTGTCCTACCGGGCACGGGAGGCCGCGTGCCACGCGCTGGAGGAGTTCGAGGGGCGGCTGCGCcggggcagtgcccacctgcgCGCCCACTGCTACCGTGCCACCCTCGAGAGCATCATCTGCGGCGCCCACCCCGGCAAGAGGCacctgggggtgcaggtggGCAGGAAGGCGCACACCCTCAGCTTCCCCCA ATACGCCCGCCTGGcgctgccccaggcagggctggaccCTGCGGGGGTCCCGCTGGACTCGGGGGCCGTGGGGgccatgctggagcagcagcacaaggtgGTCGCCTTCTgcaccctggggcagctcctggcgCCCGTCGTGGAGACCCTCGTGCTGCTCGACCGCCTGCTCTACCTGCGTGAGCAAG gaTTCCACTGTGCCCTCGTGCCCCTGTTCAACCCCCTGTTCTCCCCACGGAACGTGGCGCTCGTGGCTGCTCGGACACCGCTGGACAcggtgctggcagggctggatggggacAGCGAGGAGGGGGACAGCAGTGAGGACGAGGATCCCCCAGGGGGCTGA
- the METTL25B gene encoding methyltransferase-like protein 25B isoform X2, translating into MAAPAPLPPCPEQRRVSDVIRLLSLYRPLIDAFVIDFFTEGLWAQLPPAWQNALASATPSQLATLLGGPGGPGATWPLSLLAFAAAARALALPRGRPRGSPCPPCPPCQSPRLHPLLRRHVKPKKQHEIQRLGKLLRRLSRATGCERVVDVGAGQGHLSRFLSFGLGLSVTAVESDARLAGLAQRFDQELLRELQKTGGTGHGGHPQRRPHPSQRRPLTPRAPHHVPGRLDPSAPWGELLLPPDPPEPPEPGPAAQNPLGGPGGSEDGGPVLVTGLHACGDPSPALLPPNLPAAAQNPLGVPGGSEDRGPVLMTGLHTCSDLSLALLPPDPPDPPPAAQNPLGGPGGSEDGGPVLVTGLHACGDPPKPGPAAQNPLGGPGGSEDRGPVLVTGLPPCGDPSPALLPPDPPDPPPAAQNPLGGPGGSEDGGPMLVTGLHACGDPPNPPATAQNPLGGPGGSEDGGSVLVTGLHTCGDPSLALLPPDPSSPALLPPDLPSPALLPRKPGPAAQNPLGGPGGSEDGGPVLVTGLPPCGDPSPALLPPDHPSPALLPPDPPAAAQNPLGGPGGSEDGGPVLVTGLHACGDPPNPPATAQNPLGGPGGSEDGGLVLVTGLHACGDLSPALLPPDPPNPPPAAQNPLGGPGGSEDGGPVLVTGLHTCGDPSLALLPPDPSSPALLPPDLPSPALLPRKPGPAAQNPLGGPGGSEDGGPVLVTGLHTCGDPPNPPPAAQNPLGGPGGSEDGGPVLVTGLHACGDLSLALLPPDPSSPALLPPDLPSPALLPRKPGPAAQNPLGGPGGSEDGGPVLVTGLHACGDLSPALLRHFARSPAVAAVASVGCCYMKVSVAPQPPGCPSPGYPLSATVAALPGHQLSYRAREAACHALEEFEGRLRRGSAHLRAHCYRATLESIICGAHPGKRHLGVQIRPPGAAPGRAGPCGGPAGLGGRGGHAGAAAQGGRLLHPGAAPGARRGDPRAARPPALPA; encoded by the exons ATGGCGGCCccggcccctctgcccccctgccctgaaCAGCGTCGGGTCAGTGACGTCATTCGCCTGCTGAGCCTCTACCGGCCCCTCATCGACGCCTTCGTCATC gaTTTCTTCACCgaggggctgtgggcacagctgccccccGCCTGGCAGAACGCCCTGgccagtgccaccccctcaCAGCTGGCCACGCTGCTGGGGGGCCCTGGTGGCCCCGGGGCCACCTGGCCACTGTCCCTGCtggcctttgctgctgctgcccgtgcccttgccctgccccggggccgccccagGGGGTCCccgtgccccccatgccccccgtGCCAGAGCCCCCGCCTGCACCCCCTGCTGCGCCGCCACGTCAAGCCCAAAAAGCAGCACGAGATCCAGCGCCTGGGCAAG CTGCTGCGGCGCCTGAGCCGGGCCACGGGCTGTGAGCGTGTGGTGGAcgtgggagcagggcag ggccaccTCTCCCGGTTCTTGTCCTTCGGCCTCGGCCTGTCGGTCACGGCGGTGGAGAGCGATGCCCGCCTGGCCGGGCTGGCCCAGCGCTTTGACCAGGAGCTGCTGCGGGAGCTGCAGAAAACGGGGGGCAccgggcacggggggcaccCCCAGCGCCgcccccacccctcccagcGCCGCCCCCTCACCCCACGGGCCCCACACCACGTGCCCGGGCGCCTGGACCCCTCAGCGCCCTGGGgggagctcctgctgccccccgacccccctgagccccctgagCCCGGCCCTGCTGCCCAGAACCCTCTGGGGGGCCCGGGGGGCTCCGAGGACGGGGGTCCCGTGTTGGTGACAGGACTGCACGCCTGTGGGGACCCCAGCccggccctgctgccccccaacctccctgctgctgcccagaaccctctgggggtcccagggggctcTGAGGACAGGGGTCCCGTGTTGATGACAGGGCTACACACCTGCAGTGAcctcagcctggccctgctgccccccgacccccctgacccccctcctgctgcccagaaCCCTCTGGGGGGCCCGGGGGGCTCTGAGGACGGGGGTCCCGTGCTGGTGACAGGGCTACACGCCTGTGGGGACCCCCCcaagcctggccctgctgcccagaACCCTCTGGGGGGCCCGGGGGGCTCCGAGGACAGGGGGCCCGTGTTGGTGACAGGACTGCCCCCCTGTGGGGACCCCAGCccggccctgctgccccccgACCCCCCCGacccccctcctgctgcccagaaCCCTCTGGGGGGCCCAGGGGGCTCCGAGGACGGGGGTCCCATGTTGGTGACAGGGCTACACGCCTGCggggaccccccaaacccccctgcTACTGCCCAGAACCCTCTGGGGGGCCCGGGGGGCTCTGAGGACGGGGGTTCCGTGCTGGTGACAGGGCTACACACCTGCGGGgaccccagcctggccctgctgccccccgACCCCTCCAGCccggccctgctgccccccgACCTCCCCAGCCCGGCCCTGCTGCCCCGcaagcctggccctgctgcccagaACCCTCTGGGGGGCCCGGGGGGCTCCGAGGATGGGGGTCCCGTGTTGGTGACAGGACTGCCCCCCTGTGGGGACCCCAGCCcggccctgctgccccctgaccaccccagcccagccctgctgccccccgacccccctgctgctgcccagaacCCTCTGGGGGGCCCGGGGGGCTCCGAGGACGGGGGTCCCGTGTTGGTGACAGGGCTACACGCCTGTggggaccccccaaacccccctgcTACTGCCCAGAACCCGCTGGGGGGCCCGGGGGGCTCCGAGGACGGGGGTCTCGTGTTGGTGACAGGACTGCACGCCTGTGGGGACCTCAGCccggccctgctgccccccgacccccccaacccccctcctgctgcccagaaCCCTTTGGGGGGCCCGGGGGGCTCTGAGGACGGGGGTCCCGTGCTGGTGACAGGGCTACACACCTGCGGGgaccccagcctggccctgctgccccccgACCCCTCCAGCccggccctgctgccccccgACCTCCCCAGCCCGGCCCTACTGCCCCGcaagcctggccctgctgcccagaACCCTCTGGGGGGCCCGGGGGGCTCCGAGGACGGGGGTCCCGTGTTGGTGACAGGGCTACACACCTGTGGGGACCCCCCTAacccccctcctgctgcccagaaCCCTCTGGGGGGCCCGGGGGGCTCCGAGGACGGGGGTCCCGTGTTGGTGACAGGACTACACGCCTGCGGGGAcctcagcctggccctgctgccccccgACCCCTCCAGCccggccctgctgccccccgACCTCCCCAGCCCGGCCCTGCTGCCCCGcaagcctggccctgctgcccagaACCCGCTGGGGGGCCCGGGGGGCTCTGAGGACGGGGGTCCCGTGTTGGTGACAGGACTACACGCCTGCGGGGACCTCAGCCCGGCCCTGCTGCGCCACTTTGCCCGCAGCCCCGCCGTGGCCGCCGTGGCCTCCGTGGGCTGTTGTTACATGAAGGTGTCGgtggccccgcagccccccggcTGCCCCTCGCCAGGATACCCCCTGAGTGCCACGGTGGCGGCGCTGCCGGGCCACCAGCTGTCCTACCGGGCACGGGAGGCCGCGTGCCACGCGCTGGAGGAGTTCGAGGGGCGGCTGCGCcggggcagtgcccacctgcgCGCCCACTGCTACCGTGCCACCCTCGAGAGCATCATCTGCGGCGCCCACCCCGGCAAGAGGCacctgggggtgcag ATACGCCCGCCTGGcgctgccccaggcagggctggaccCTGCGGGGGTCCCGCTGGACTCGGGGGCCGTGGGGgccatgctggagcagcagcacaaggtgGTCGCCTTCTgcaccctggggcagctcctggcgCCCGTCGTGGAGACCCTCGTGCTGCTCGACCGCCTGCTCTACCTGCGTGA